From a region of the Streptomyces venezuelae genome:
- the ilvA gene encoding threonine ammonia-lyase has protein sequence MNYRVPQPVPQVILDDVRGAQKMLSGVSRVTAMEGSRHLSALTGSPVHLKCENLQRTGSFKLRGAYVRIAGLRPEQRAAGVVAASAGNHAQGVALASSLLGVRSTVFMPVGAPLPKVAATQDYGADVRLHGQVVDETFLAAQEYADRTGAVFIHPFDHRDVIAGQGTVGLEILEQCPEVRTILVGIGGGGLAAGVAVAVKALRPDVRVIGVQAAGAAAYPPSLRAGHPVSVDEPMTMADGIKVGRPGDVPFNIIAELVDDVRTVSEDALSSALLLCLERAKLVVEPAGCSPVAALLAEPELYGGGPVVAVLSGGNVDPLLLQRILRHGMAAAGRYLSLRLRVADRPGALAGLLAVLSVVDANVLDVSHMRTDPRLGLTEVEVELHLETKGPEHCAEVARSLHGAGYKVMS, from the coding sequence ATGAACTACCGTGTGCCCCAGCCCGTCCCCCAGGTCATCCTCGACGACGTCCGGGGGGCCCAGAAGATGCTGTCGGGCGTCTCGCGGGTCACCGCCATGGAGGGCAGCCGGCACCTCTCCGCGCTCACCGGCTCCCCGGTCCACCTCAAGTGCGAGAACCTCCAGCGCACCGGCTCCTTCAAGCTCCGCGGCGCCTACGTACGCATCGCCGGCCTGCGCCCCGAGCAGCGGGCCGCCGGTGTCGTCGCCGCGAGCGCGGGCAACCACGCCCAGGGCGTGGCGCTGGCCTCCTCGCTGCTCGGGGTCCGCTCGACCGTGTTCATGCCGGTCGGGGCGCCGCTGCCGAAGGTGGCCGCGACCCAGGACTACGGAGCCGACGTACGCCTGCACGGGCAGGTCGTCGACGAGACCTTCCTGGCGGCCCAGGAGTACGCGGACCGCACCGGCGCGGTGTTCATCCACCCCTTCGACCACCGCGACGTCATCGCGGGCCAGGGCACGGTCGGCCTGGAGATCCTGGAACAGTGCCCGGAGGTGCGGACCATCCTCGTCGGGATCGGCGGCGGCGGTCTCGCGGCCGGTGTCGCGGTCGCCGTGAAGGCGCTGCGGCCGGACGTGCGGGTCATCGGGGTGCAGGCGGCGGGCGCGGCCGCGTACCCGCCTTCGCTCAGGGCCGGGCACCCGGTCTCGGTCGACGAACCGATGACGATGGCCGACGGGATCAAGGTCGGCCGCCCCGGCGACGTCCCCTTCAACATCATCGCCGAGCTCGTCGACGACGTCCGTACGGTCTCCGAGGACGCCCTGTCCAGCGCCCTGCTGCTGTGCCTGGAGCGGGCCAAGCTGGTGGTCGAACCGGCCGGGTGCAGTCCGGTCGCGGCCCTGCTCGCCGAACCCGAACTGTACGGCGGCGGACCGGTGGTGGCCGTCCTGTCCGGCGGGAACGTCGATCCGCTGCTGCTCCAGCGGATCCTGCGGCACGGCATGGCGGCGGCGGGCCGGTACCTGTCCCTGAGGCTGCGCGTGGCCGACCGGCCGGGCGCCCTGGCGGGGCTCCTGGCGGTGTTGTCAGTGGTGGATGCGAACGTGTTGGACGTGAGCCATATGCGGACCGACCCGCGGCTGGGGCTCACGGAGGTGGAGGTGGAGCTGCACCTGGAGACGAAGGGCCCGGAGCACTGCGCGGAAGTCGCGCGTTCCCTGCACGGCGCGGGATACAAGGTGATGAGCTAG
- a CDS encoding ATP-binding cassette domain-containing protein, giving the protein MPGAIYAEGLVKTFGDVRALDGVDLDVPEGTVLGLLGPNGAGKTTTVRVLTTLLRPDSGKAVVAGTDVLKHPNEVRRAIGLSGQFAAVDEYLTGRENLQMVGQLYQMKAKAAKARATELLERFNLSDAADRTAKTYSGGMRRRLDLAAALVVSPPVMFMDEPTTGLDPRNRQQLWGIIQELVAGGTTLLLTTQYLEEADHLAHDICVVDHGKVIARGTSDQLKARTGGERVEVVVHERQHITTAREVLAGFGKGETTVEEHTRKLTVPVSGGAKLLAEVIRELDGRGIEIDDIGLRRPTLDDVFISLTGHAAERTADENGDTPAAPGAKDRKAARKEVAK; this is encoded by the coding sequence ATGCCAGGCGCTATCTACGCCGAAGGTCTGGTCAAGACCTTCGGCGATGTACGGGCTCTCGACGGCGTGGACCTCGATGTCCCCGAAGGCACCGTCCTGGGTCTGCTCGGCCCGAACGGCGCGGGCAAGACCACGACCGTACGTGTCCTGACCACCCTCCTGCGGCCCGACAGCGGAAAGGCCGTCGTCGCGGGCACAGACGTGCTCAAGCACCCCAACGAGGTCCGGCGGGCCATCGGCCTGTCCGGCCAGTTCGCGGCCGTCGACGAGTACCTGACCGGCCGCGAGAACCTCCAGATGGTCGGCCAGCTCTACCAGATGAAGGCCAAGGCGGCCAAGGCCCGGGCCACCGAGCTCCTCGAACGCTTCAACCTCTCCGACGCGGCGGACCGCACCGCCAAGACGTACTCCGGCGGCATGCGCAGGCGCCTGGACCTCGCGGCCGCCCTCGTCGTCAGCCCGCCCGTGATGTTCATGGACGAGCCGACCACCGGACTCGACCCCCGCAACCGCCAGCAGCTGTGGGGCATCATCCAGGAACTGGTCGCAGGCGGCACCACCCTGCTCCTGACCACCCAGTACCTGGAGGAGGCCGACCACCTCGCGCACGACATCTGCGTGGTCGACCACGGCAAGGTCATCGCCCGCGGCACCTCCGACCAGCTCAAGGCCCGTACCGGCGGCGAGCGCGTGGAGGTCGTCGTCCACGAGCGGCAGCACATCACCACCGCGCGCGAGGTGCTCGCCGGCTTCGGCAAGGGCGAGACCACGGTCGAGGAGCACACCCGCAAACTGACCGTGCCCGTGTCGGGCGGCGCCAAGCTGCTCGCCGAGGTCATCCGCGAACTCGACGGCCGGGGCATCGAGATCGACGACATAGGCCTGCGCCGTCCCACCCTCGACGACGTGTTCATCTCCCTGACCGGGCACGCCGCGGAACGCACCGCGGACGAGAACGGCGACACGCCGGCCGCTCCCGGCGCCAAGGACCGCAAGGCGGCCCGCAAGGAGGTGGCGAAGTGA